In Equus asinus isolate D_3611 breed Donkey chromosome 13, EquAss-T2T_v2, whole genome shotgun sequence, one DNA window encodes the following:
- the TNFRSF13B gene encoding tumor necrosis factor receptor superfamily member 13B produces the protein MSGLGRSRRGGRSRADREERSPQGLRPGAAMPSCPEEQYWDPLLNACLSCRPICSHQTPRACAAFCKSLSCLKEQGRYYDQLLRDCVSCASICGRHPKQCTFFCENKLKSHMHPPPELRRQRPGQLETRSDGLGRYQGPEHRGSEAGPAPSGLKLSADQLVLVYSTLGLCLCAIICCFLLAVACFLRRRGDRFSCQPPPGPCRTPAKSSKDHWMEAGSAAGGPPEPVETCSFCFPERRAPTQETAGAPQTPGLERAGWWGRRGQTVAGQPCAHAPNGGLEVVCAPAQEGGLAT, from the exons CTCCACAGGGCCTGCGGCCGGGGGCGGCCATGCCATCCTGCCCCGAAGAGCAGTACTGGGACCCCCTGCTGAACGCCTGCCTCTCCTGCAGACCCATCTGCAGCCATCAGACTCCGCGCGCCTGTGCAGCCTTCTGCA AGTCACTGAGTTGCCTCAAGGAGCAAGGCAGGTACTACGACCAGCTGTTGAGGGACTGTGTCAGCTGCGCCTCCATCTGCGGACGCCACCCCAAGCAGTGCACGTTCTTCTGTGAGAACAAGCTCAAGAGCCACATGCACCCGCCCCCGGAGCTCAGGAGGCAGCGGCCGGGCCAGCTTGAAACCAGGTCAGACGGCTTGGGAAGGTACCAGGGACCAGAGCACAGAGGCTCGGAGGCAGGTCCAG CACCCTCAGGGCTGAAGCTGAGCGCCGACCAGCTGGTCCTGGTCTACAGCACCCTGGGGCTCTGCCTCTGTGCCATCATCTGCTGCTTCCTCCTGGCGGTGGCCTGCTTCCTCAGGAGGAGGGGGGACCGGTTCTCCTGCCAGCCGCCCCCAGGGCCGTGTCGGACTCCGGCCAAGTCCTCCAagg ATCACTGGATGGAAGCTGGAAGCGCGGCGGGCGGCCCGCCGGAGCCGGTGGAGACGTGCAGCTTCTGCTTCCCGGAACGCAGGGCGCCCACCCAGGAGACCGCGGGCGCGCCCCAGACACCCGGGCTCGAGCGCGCTGGGTGGTGGGGGCGCCGCGGCCAGACCGTGGCCGGACAGCCCTGTGCGCATGCCCCCAATGGCGGCCTCGAGGTCGTCTGTGCGCCCGCCCAGGAGGGAGGCCTGGCCACGTGA